One Streptomyces sp. NBC_01217 genomic region harbors:
- a CDS encoding nuclear transport factor 2 family protein, which translates to MQEETARSAIDTFISAFNASDDSYVTALLSQALTSDVVFWGPLGRSEGIAAVEQFVLDIRRHPAGTGTMVRCSAVDMPDEWARYQWVFTTPDGGPRLAGTDVVHLRRSLIDQVIVFAGEIEPSAS; encoded by the coding sequence ATGCAGGAAGAGACGGCACGCTCCGCGATCGACACGTTCATCTCCGCGTTCAACGCCTCGGACGACAGCTATGTGACTGCCCTGCTCTCCCAGGCCCTGACCTCAGACGTGGTCTTCTGGGGGCCGTTGGGTCGCAGCGAAGGAATCGCCGCGGTCGAGCAGTTCGTGCTGGACATCCGGCGCCACCCGGCGGGGACCGGCACGATGGTGCGCTGCTCAGCGGTGGACATGCCTGACGAGTGGGCCCGGTACCAGTGGGTCTTCACCACGCCGGACGGAGGCCCCCGCCTGGCGGGAACGGACGTCGTCCATCTGCGGCGGAGCCTCATCGACCAGGTCATCGTCTTTGCGGGGGAGATCGAGCCG
- a CDS encoding type II toxin-antitoxin system VapC family toxin: protein MSGTLVLDCEGLSKLVQRAPELTEWLAASESEDIRVVTSSVTLVEARDPRTKQARFDYAVSCVNIIPPTEAIARHASKLLAAAGLHGHKYALDAIVAATALTSPSPVTVLTSDPEDLLMLCGPGVHVIKI, encoded by the coding sequence GTGAGCGGCACACTCGTCCTGGACTGCGAGGGCCTGTCCAAACTCGTACAGCGCGCGCCCGAACTCACCGAGTGGCTGGCCGCCTCCGAGTCCGAAGACATCCGCGTCGTCACCAGCTCCGTCACTCTCGTCGAAGCCCGTGACCCCAGAACCAAGCAGGCCCGCTTCGACTACGCCGTCTCCTGCGTGAACATCATCCCGCCCACCGAAGCCATCGCCCGCCACGCAAGCAAGCTCCTCGCCGCGGCCGGCCTGCACGGCCACAAGTACGCCCTCGACGCGATCGTGGCCGCCACCGCACTTACCTCGCCCTCCCCCGTGACCGTCCTGACGTCGGACCCCGAGGACCTCCTCATGCTGTGCGGCCCTGGCGTCCACGTGATCAAGATCTGA
- a CDS encoding DUF7144 family membrane protein: MSRTAPTPQASTAPARNARLFFAGILLLLIGAFNVIEGLAALFKEAVFVDAGSGILIFNFTSWGWIHLIIGALQILISLGLMAGRSWATKAAVAVVALNVLGQLLFFTVYPLWSTLIIALDVFVLWCLIVHGLESAAREAR; the protein is encoded by the coding sequence GTGAGCCGCACAGCGCCGACGCCGCAGGCGAGCACCGCACCAGCCCGGAACGCGCGGCTCTTCTTCGCCGGGATTCTGCTCCTGTTGATCGGTGCGTTCAACGTCATCGAGGGCCTGGCCGCGCTTTTCAAGGAGGCCGTCTTCGTCGATGCGGGATCCGGAATCCTGATCTTCAATTTCACCTCCTGGGGCTGGATCCACTTGATCATCGGAGCCCTGCAGATTCTGATCAGCCTGGGCCTGATGGCAGGGCGCAGCTGGGCCACGAAGGCGGCGGTCGCCGTGGTCGCGTTGAACGTGCTGGGGCAGCTGCTGTTCTTCACGGTCTATCCCTTGTGGTCCACGCTCATCATCGCCCTGGACGTCTTCGTCCTCTGGTGTCTGATCGTCCACGGCCTCGAATCGGCCGCACGCGAGGCACGTTGA
- a CDS encoding DUF397 domain-containing protein — MRAIDLSNVTWRKSSYSNTDGGACIEVSDDFLSAAAWRKSSYSNTDGGECIEVADGFPAVVPVRDSKNPGGPALIFESAAWSSFVTAAKSGDFAV; from the coding sequence GTGCGAGCCATCGACCTGAGCAACGTCACGTGGCGCAAGAGCAGCTACAGCAACACGGACGGCGGCGCGTGCATCGAGGTCTCCGACGACTTCCTGAGCGCCGCCGCCTGGCGCAAGTCCAGCTACAGCAACACAGACGGCGGCGAGTGCATCGAGGTGGCCGACGGCTTTCCCGCCGTCGTGCCCGTACGTGACAGCAAGAACCCGGGCGGCCCCGCGCTCATCTTCGAGTCGGCCGCCTGGTCGTCGTTCGTGACCGCCGCCAAGAGCGGGGATTTCGCCGTCTGA
- a CDS encoding helix-turn-helix domain-containing protein, with product MPPRRVVTGRSQQPRQRFVEELRLLRSQNGHSLRKLGEVLGWDWSLFGKMESGETLGGPEVVQALDQHYGTPGLLLTLWELAVGDPIQFREQYRRYMTLEAEAVSLWQYSVSAPPGLLQTSKYAREALAAGGTRGEELSQQVEARIGRRKLLEGDDAPPFRVILSEAVLRTQLRDSQAWREQLEYLSEASDRPNITLHVLPFSAGPHGLMNTEVWFLRLSDGRTVAYTENDVRGELIEETARVERVQRRYDAVRDQAMSPVQSRKFIMQMLEEVPCEPST from the coding sequence ATGCCGCCGAGACGGGTGGTCACGGGTCGGAGCCAGCAACCACGTCAACGGTTCGTCGAGGAGCTGCGGTTACTCCGCTCGCAGAACGGCCACAGCCTGCGCAAGCTCGGCGAGGTGCTCGGCTGGGACTGGTCGTTGTTCGGCAAGATGGAGAGCGGGGAGACCCTCGGCGGCCCGGAGGTCGTGCAGGCGCTGGACCAGCACTACGGGACGCCCGGCCTGCTGCTCACGTTGTGGGAACTCGCGGTCGGCGACCCGATCCAGTTCCGGGAGCAGTACCGCCGGTACATGACCTTGGAGGCCGAGGCGGTGAGCCTGTGGCAGTACTCCGTGAGCGCGCCACCGGGCCTGCTCCAGACAAGCAAGTACGCGCGCGAGGCGCTCGCGGCGGGCGGCACCAGGGGCGAAGAGCTGAGCCAACAGGTCGAAGCGCGCATAGGGCGACGAAAGCTGCTGGAGGGGGACGACGCACCACCGTTCCGCGTCATCCTCTCCGAGGCGGTGCTGCGCACCCAGTTGCGCGACTCCCAGGCGTGGCGGGAGCAGCTGGAGTATCTGTCCGAGGCCTCGGACCGCCCCAACATCACCCTGCATGTACTGCCGTTCAGCGCCGGTCCGCACGGCCTGATGAACACCGAAGTGTGGTTCCTGCGGCTGTCGGACGGGCGTACGGTGGCCTACACGGAGAACGACGTACGCGGTGAACTGATCGAGGAAACAGCCAGGGTCGAGCGAGTGCAGCGCAGATATGATGCGGTGCGTGACCAGGCGATGTCCCCGGTCCAGTCACGGAAGTTCATCATGCAGATGTTGGAGGAAGTACCGTGCGAGCCATCGACCTGA
- a CDS encoding DUF7848 domain-containing protein — MTRRVFRYVPFTIEQDATAEPEYEARCVSGDETECGARSGTYSHPAPVEEWQRRHTQETRHRRYHRDFRDYAVMRPTAETGEPTEPVRAGGGTV, encoded by the coding sequence GTGACCCGGCGCGTGTTCCGCTACGTACCGTTCACCATCGAGCAGGACGCGACGGCGGAGCCGGAGTACGAGGCCCGCTGTGTGTCCGGCGACGAAACCGAGTGTGGCGCGCGCTCCGGCACGTACAGCCATCCGGCGCCGGTCGAGGAGTGGCAGCGTCGGCACACCCAGGAGACCCGACACCGGCGCTACCACCGCGACTTCCGCGATTACGCGGTCATGCGGCCGACGGCGGAGACAGGTGAGCCGACCGAGCCGGTGCGGGCGGGCGGGGGCACGGTGTGA
- a CDS encoding ArsR/SmtB family transcription factor, with the protein MVSEEQRRVLDPERDAAALKALTHPLRIRLLGMLRQDGPATASELAVRTGESSASTSYHLRVLAKYAFIAEAEHRDGRERRWQAVHAVTSWNNTAMEAAPGSRAWVGLSRRAQIEHLEASLVRHEADITAGRLGQEWVEPSGISDLMPRLTPESLSELWEVIDRKLEELTTRDAEDPRAAQVVFLTAGLPLAPRDPGAEPDTSAPAETDAESAS; encoded by the coding sequence ATGGTCAGCGAAGAACAGAGACGCGTACTCGATCCTGAGCGGGACGCGGCAGCCCTGAAGGCCCTTACGCACCCTCTGCGTATCCGGCTGCTCGGGATGCTGCGGCAGGACGGCCCGGCCACCGCGAGCGAACTCGCGGTCAGGACCGGGGAGTCGTCCGCTTCGACCAGTTATCACCTGCGGGTCCTGGCGAAGTACGCGTTCATCGCCGAGGCCGAGCACCGTGACGGGCGGGAGCGCCGCTGGCAGGCGGTGCACGCCGTGACGTCCTGGAACAACACGGCAATGGAGGCCGCGCCGGGAAGCCGCGCCTGGGTCGGCCTGTCGCGCAGGGCCCAGATCGAGCACCTGGAGGCATCCCTGGTCCGGCACGAGGCCGACATCACCGCAGGGCGGCTGGGCCAGGAGTGGGTGGAGCCGTCCGGGATCAGCGACCTGATGCCGCGTCTGACCCCCGAGTCGCTTTCCGAACTCTGGGAGGTGATCGACCGGAAGCTGGAGGAGCTGACCACCCGCGACGCAGAGGATCCGCGCGCGGCGCAGGTCGTGTTCCTCACCGCCGGGCTGCCCCTGGCACCGCGCGACCCCGGCGCGGAGCCGGACACGTCCGCCCCTGCGGAGACGGATGCCGAGAGCGCCTCATGA